Proteins from a genomic interval of Quercus lobata isolate SW786 chromosome 11, ValleyOak3.0 Primary Assembly, whole genome shotgun sequence:
- the LOC115968627 gene encoding fatty acid amide hydrolase, which yields MKTAVTIILANSFIQTLSESTYKATTSLFWFHFSVLKKMVKMRVMVPAEDVDLSTVKYEPETIQAPHLTGSVFKLFVRIVESRVLGSLIVSHLKRQNKMVEMLRNTVIPEAPMFKPEFPPQEPEHGVVVLKEYGKPEDRVESALKCLPHYDPASRGNVEPASSFRYWKIRDYAHAYRSGLVTPSMVAEYIIPVIKEFSSKKPPTPLLISFDAEEVRKQAAASTQRFEEGKPLSILDGIFMAIKDDIDCFPHPSKGASTWMHEFRSVNKDSVSVSKLRSCGVIFLGKANMHEFGMGTTGNNPNYGTTRNPHAPERYTGGSSSGPAAIVASGLCSAALGTDGGGSIRIPSSLCGVVGLKSTYGRTDMKGSLCGKGTVEIIGPIATTVEDVMLVYAAILGSSPADRISLKPSEPCLPILSSNDSLNALGSLRLGKYTAWFNDVNSTDISDKCEDILDLLSKTHGCEMVEIVIPELNEMRTAHLVSIGSEMLSSVNPYCEEGKGVRFNYDTRTSMALFRSFTATDYVAAQCFRRRLMYHHMEIFKKVDVIVTPTTGMTAPIIPPSALQLGETDMQVTGDLMRFIIAANLLGLPAISVPVGYDKQGLPIGLQLIGRPWGEASLLRVAFAIEELCAKSRKKPATFYDVLKTN from the exons ATGAAGACTGCAGT TACCATAATTTTAGCCAACTCATTCATTCAAACCCTCTCTGAAAGTACCTACAAGGCTACAACTTCTTTGTTCTGGTTTCATTTTTCAGTACTAAAAAAGATGGTAAAAATGCGTGTCATGGTTCCGGCAGAGGACGTTGACTTGTCCACCGTCAAGTACGAGCCTGAAACAATCCAAG CTCCGCATTTGACGGGGTCGGTGTTCAAGCTGTTTGTTAGGATAGTGGAATCAAGGGTGTTGGGTTCTCTGATTGTGTCTCACTTGAAAAGgcaaaataaaatggttgag ATGTTGCGGAATACTGTCATACCTGAGGCTCCCATGTTTAAACCTGAATTCCCTCctcaag AACCAGAACATGGGGTTGTTGTCCTTAAAGAATACGGAAAACCTGAGGACCGAGTTGAATCAGCCTTAAAGTGTCTTCCACATTATGATCCTGCCAGCCGTGGGAATGTGGAACCAGCTTCATCATTCCGGTATTGGAAGATACGTGATTATGCCCATGCTTATCGGTCTGGGCTTGTGACCCCATCTATG GTGGCAGAGTACATCATCCCAGTTATCAAAGAGTTCAGCAGCAAGAAACCCCCAACACCATTATTGATTTCCTTTGATGCTGAGGAAGTCAGGAAGCAGGCTGCAGCCTCTACACAAAGGTTTGAGGAAG GAAAACCATTATCTATATTGGATGGGATTTTCATGGCAATCAAGGATGACATAGATTGCTTCCCTCATCCATCTAAGG GTGCAAGTACATGGATGCATGAGTTTCGCTCTGTTAACAAGGATTCAGTTTCTGTTTCAAAATTGCGTAGCTGTGGTGTAATCTTTTTAGGGAAGGCAAATATGCATGAGTTCGGCATGGGTACAACAGGAAATAATCCAAATTATGG AACAACAAGAAATCCTCATGCACCTGAAAGGTATACTGGTGGATCTTCCTCAGGTCCAGCAGCAATTGTAGCTTCTGGACTATGTTCTGCTGCACTTGGAACAGACGGTGGAG GTTCCATTCGTATTCCTTCATCCCTTTGTGGTGTAGTGGGCTTAAAGTCAACTTATGGACGGACAGATATGAAAGG ATCATTATGTGGTAAAGGGACCGTGGAAATTATTGGACCAATTGCGACAACAGTGGAGGATGTCATGCTAGT GTATGCAGCAATCTTGGGCTCCTCTCCTGCAGATAGAATCAGTTTGAAACCG TCTGAACCTTGTTTGCCAATACTGTCATCAAATGACAGTTTAAATGCTTTGGGATCTTTGCGGCTGGGAAAATACACAGCG TGGTTTAATGATGTAAATTCGACTGATATCTCTGATAAGTGTGAAGATATTCTAGATCTGCTGTCAAAAACTCATGGTTGTGAA ATGGTGGAGATTGTTATACCTGAGCTAAATGAAATGCGTACTGCTCATCTTGTTTCAATTGGATCTGAAATGCTGTCTTCTGTGAATCCTTATTGTGAAGAAGG GAAAGGGGTGAGGTTTAATTATGATACTCGTACTAGCATGGCACTTTTTCGATCATTTACTGCAACAGACTATGTGGCTGCCCAGTGTTTTAG GCGAAGGCTTATGTACCATCACATGGAGATCTTCAAGAAGGTTGATGTCATAGTGACCCCAACAACTGG CATGACAGCTCCCATAATACCTCCTAGTGCACTTCAGTTGGGGGAGACAGATATGCAGGTTACAG GTGATCTTATGCGGTTTATCATTGCAGCAAATCTTCTTGGACTTCCTGCCATTTCTGTGCCT GTCGGTTATGATAAGCAAGGACTTCCAATAGGTTTGCAACTGATAGGCCGTCCATGGGGTGAAGCTTCACTTTTGCGTGTGGCATTTGCAATAGAG GAATTGTGTGCAAAGTCTAGGAAAAAGCCTGCAACTTTTTATGATGTTCTGAAGACTAATTAA
- the LOC115968777 gene encoding uncharacterized protein LOC115968777, whose amino-acid sequence MSVDSKLLEEEAEVELQYTDKKPSTRKRKLNQKLDNNGNVTPEKLVKRIKLFLTKPSTLLVLAPTIGSKVVRWENRVRLSHLLRKLVKRRNWVEVGGVLSMLLKASCKDRYPLNNRFKYSVSMELFKHMKSDRLKFTKIRNIYDIWMRKNGSMKEWPIEDRFLVHFEFILFCLTQGNVEEAHQAAICLKQEQELDTDPMSNMVMGLTFYELWYSTIPEEMQWRDSDLFSSRRHSDIMETRFSNPVENSMWCSANDTHKADIPIRCDSDTSVMKDKKISSNADINQNREVSMDADVNLQSEHPMQNFQPQEFSMNSDEITGNEALFSKNGDHMQYASNFYSLRGLETWLLPLQLPDPEENCEDLINLHRGMLNDYYMDAVKYFQLALYSTPPLLVALLPLVQLLLIGGQFDEALKVLEKLCCKSTTALPIRLRTSLLEHFDRNNSFLLSTCFEDILKKDPTCSNSLAKLVRMHQNGDYCLESLLEMIALHLDSTYAEYNTWKEFALCFLKLSQYEEDQMSVCTNKNEDGQEQTETIYFSKTPRIFTKGKSGKSWRLRCRWWLTRHFSNNMLVSEIAAGDLQLLTYKAACASHMYGEEFNYVVEAHNCLGKENDRDLLLFLQTHMENSIGIYTNFLN is encoded by the exons ATGAGTGTGGATTCCAAGTTGTTGGAAGAGGAGGCAGAAGTAGAATTACAATACACTGATAAAAAACCCAGTACTCGAAAACGCAAATTGAATCAAAAGCTTGATAATAATGGCAATGTCACGCCAGAAAAACTTGTCAAAAGAATTAAATTGTTTTTGACCAAGCCATCAACCCTTCTAGTACTTGCTCCTACGATTGGTTCCAAGGTTGTGAGGTGGGAAAATCGTGTCCGGCTATCCCATCTTTTGCGCAAATTGGTGAAACGCCGCAATTGGGTAGAAGTTGGTGGTGTGTTGAGCATGTTGTTGAAAGCGTCATGTAAGGACCGGTATCCATTGAACAATCGTTTCAAGTATTCG GTTTCAATGGAGCTTTTTAAGCATATGAAAAGTGATCGTCTCAAGTTCACCAAAATCAGGAACATATATGACATTTGGATGAGAAAGAATGGATCAATGAAAGAATGGCCCATAGAG GATAGATTTCTGGTTCATTTTGAGTTCATTCTATTCTGTCTTACACAAGGGAATGTTGAGGAAGCACATCAGGCAGCTATATg CCTCAAGCAAGAACAAGAACTGGACACTGACCCTATGTCAAATATGGTCATGGGCTTGACATTCTATGAACTGTGGTATTCAACTATCCCAGAAGAGATGCAGTGGAGAGATTCAGATCTATTTTCATCTCGTCGCCACTCTGATATAATGGAAACAAGATTCAGCAACCCTGTCGAAAATTCAATGTGGTGTAGTGCAAATGATACTCACAAGGCTGATATACCCATTCGATGCGATTCAGACACCTCTGTcatgaaggataaaaaaatatcTAGCAATGCTGATATTAATCAAAATAGAGAAGTTTCTATGGATGCTGATGTGAACCTGCAAAGTGAACATCCCATGCAGAACTTCCAGCCACAAGAGTTTTCCATGAACTCTGATGAAATTACTGGAAATGAAGCCTTATTCTCTAAAAACGGTGATCATATGCAGTATGCTTCCAATTTCTATTCTCTTC GGGGCTTGGAGACCTGGTTGTTGCCCTTGCAATTGCCGGATCCTGAAGAAAATTGTGAGGACTTGATCAATTTGCATAGGGGAATGCTTAATGATTATTATATGGATGCAGTTAAGTATTTTCAACTTGCTCTTTACTCAACACCGCCATTATTGGTGGCCTTACTTCCTTTGGTACAG TTGTTGCTGATTGGAGGTCAATTTGATGAGGCCCTAAAAGTTCTAGAGAAGCTCTGTTGTAAATCAACCACAGCACTTCCTATCAG GTTGAGGACTAGTCTTTTGGAGCATTTTGATCGTAATAACTCTTTCTTGCTTTCAACCTGCTTTGAGGATATCCTAAAGAAGGATCCAACATGTTCCAATTCATTGGCAAAGCTTGTCAGGATGCATCAAAATG GAGATTATTGTCTCGAATCCCTATTGGAAATGATAGCATTGCATTTAGATTCTACCTATGCAGAATACAATACCTGGAAAGAATTTGCATTATGTTTCCTTAAGCTTTCTCAATATGAAGAGGATCAAATGTCTGTGtgtacaaataaaaatgaagatgGGCAGGAGCAAACAGAGACTATTTATTTTAGTAAGACCCCCAGAATATTTACAAAGGGAAAATCAGGAAAAAGTTGGAGGCTTCGCTGCAGATGGTGGTTGACACGTCACTTCAGCAATAATATGCTTGTATCCGAGATTGCTGCAG GTGATCTGCAGCTATTAACTTATAAAGCAGCATGCGCATCGCATATGTATGGAGAAGAGTTCAATTATGTTGTGGAGGCTCATAATTGCTTAGGAAAGGAAAATGATAGGGATTTGTTATTGTTCCTGCAAACGCATATGGAGAACTCAATTggaatttatacaaactttctaaattaa